From Anopheles darlingi chromosome 2, idAnoDarlMG_H_01, whole genome shotgun sequence, the proteins below share one genomic window:
- the LOC125948711 gene encoding uncharacterized protein LOC125948711 yields the protein MEQDYESIEDYLSNEFYDTMCSSAECQDGIAADDGAQIRPMKQIMFLYGYNVLIVGIGIVLNIVLMKGILGAKASGAFLFLVQIAIVDVLTLLISNWELHYLFQHAWTLPPIHCSLYRGFDSFTSVATVYFIVGLNFHAIATYNLAVDIAKSTLATPEQECMEDSVTEENGYEVTTDAISQKRSLTIDYRYRKTRISVLFPILLVWFIAVSESLPVFLFSDVNVDQTKQCAILTNTSINNFAVNLLVIGIRIAIPTVALVITTIQLVIKFHNGKHFPHPDEVDENVAFALKLSIFLSVSYLVFAMQRLYGSLLLELLSVPLIVSKYALINSTIGLILSVFYYSISFIRPLVTIIMCKQKHNHVDINFICRKKVLPAREAKEILL from the exons ATGGAGCAAGATTACGAATCGATTGAGGATTATCTGAGCAACGAGTTCTACGATACGATGTGCAGTTCCGCCGAGTGTCAGGATGGCATcgctgctgacgatggtgcACAAATTAGGCCCATGAAACAGATAATGTTCCTGTACGGGTACAACGTCCTAATTGTAGGCATCGGAATCGTGTTGAATATTGTACTGATGAAAGGAATTCTTGGCGCCAAAGCCAGTG GCGCTTTCTTATTCCTGGTGCAGATAGCGATCGTCGATGTATTGACGCTGTTGATCAGCAACTGGGAGCTTCATTATCTCTTCCAACACGCCTGGACGTTACCGCCGATTCATTGCTCACTCTACAGAGGATTCGATTCCTTCACCAGCGTCGCGACCGTGTACTTCATTGTTGGATTAAACTTTCACGCCATAGCGACGTACAATCTGGCAGTGGATATAGCTAAAAGTACACTAGCCACGCCAGAACAGGAGTGCATGGAGGACTCGGTGACAGAGGAGAACGGCTATGAAGTGACTACCGATGCCATTTCACAGAAGCGATCACTTACGATTGACTATCGGTACAGGAAGACGCGCATCTCGGTGCTGTTTCCGATCCTGCTTGTCTGGTTCATTGCCGTGTCCGAGTCGTTGCCAGTGTTTCTGTTCTCCGACGTCAACGTAGATCAAACGAAACAATGTGCCATTCTGACGAATACAAGCATCAATAACTTTGCGGTAAATTTGCTGGTAATCGGCATACGCATCGCAATTCCAACCGTTGCACTAGTCATAACCACCATACAGTTGGTGATTAAATTTCACAAcggaaaacactttccacaTCCTGATGAGGTGGACGAGAACGTTGCCTTTGCGCTGAAGCTGTCCATCTTTCTATCGGTTTCCTACCTAGTATTCGCTATGCAGCGACTGTATGGTTCGCTGCTACTGGAACTGCTCTCTGTGCCATTAATTGTGTCCAAGTATGCTCTAATTAACTCGACGATTGGTCTCATTTTAAGCGTGTTCTACTATTCGATATCTTTCATTCGACCACTGGTCACTATCATCATGTGTAAGCAGAAGCACAATCATGTAGATATTAACTTTATATGCAGAAAAAAAGTGCTTCCCGCTCGGGAAGCTAAGGAGATTTTGCTATAA